Proteins from a single region of Sphingopyxis sp. BSN-002:
- the dxs gene encoding 1-deoxy-D-xylulose-5-phosphate synthase, with protein sequence MTDRPHTPLLDTVDVPADLRKLKPEDLRQFADELRAEMISAVGTTGGHLGSGLGVVELTVALHYVFETPRDKIVWDVGHQCYPHKIITGRRDRIRTLRTGGGLSGFTKRSESEYDPFGAAHSSTSISAALGFAVANKLKDEPGRAIAVIGDGSMSAGMAYEAMNNAEQAGNRLIVILNDNDMSIAPPVGGLSAYLAKLVSSRPFVELREIARRFARKLPQPLHKAAKKTDEFARGMAMGGTLFEELGFYYVGPIDGHNLDHLIPVLENVRDSDHGPVLIHAVTKKGKGYAPAEAAADKYHGVQKFDVITGEQAKAPPGPPAYQNVFGETLAKLADTDKRIVAITAAMPSGTGVDKFAKAHPERTFDVGIAEQHAVTFAAGLAAQGMRPFAAIYSTFLQRAYDQVVHDVAIQNLPVRFAIDRAGLVGADGSTHAGSFDVTYLATLPNMVVMAAADEAELVHMTYTAAEYDDGPIAFRYPRGNGTGVPLPEVPQKLEIGKGRVVRQGKTVAIFSLGTRLAEALKAADTLEARGLSTSVIDLRFAKPLDEELIRKTLASHEVCVTIEEGSIGGLGAHVLTMASDEGLIDAGLKLRTMRLPDVFQDQDKPELQYDQAGLNAPQIVDTVLKALRHNSAGVEEAGARA encoded by the coding sequence ATGACCGACCGTCCGCATACGCCGCTGCTCGACACGGTGGATGTCCCCGCCGACCTCCGCAAGCTGAAGCCCGAAGACCTCCGCCAGTTCGCCGACGAACTGCGCGCCGAAATGATTTCGGCCGTGGGAACCACCGGCGGGCACCTCGGTTCGGGGCTCGGCGTGGTCGAGCTGACCGTCGCGCTCCACTATGTGTTCGAGACCCCGCGCGACAAGATCGTGTGGGACGTCGGGCACCAATGCTATCCGCACAAGATCATCACCGGACGCCGCGACCGGATCCGCACCCTGCGCACCGGCGGCGGATTGTCGGGCTTCACCAAGCGCAGCGAGAGCGAATATGACCCGTTCGGCGCGGCGCACAGCTCGACCTCGATCAGCGCTGCGCTGGGCTTCGCGGTCGCCAACAAGCTGAAGGACGAGCCCGGCCGCGCGATCGCGGTGATCGGCGACGGGTCGATGTCGGCGGGCATGGCCTATGAGGCGATGAACAACGCCGAGCAGGCGGGCAACCGGCTGATCGTCATCCTCAACGATAACGACATGTCGATCGCGCCCCCGGTGGGCGGGCTTTCGGCCTATCTTGCCAAGCTGGTGTCGTCGCGGCCGTTCGTCGAGCTGCGCGAGATCGCGCGGCGTTTCGCGCGGAAGCTGCCGCAACCGTTGCACAAGGCGGCGAAGAAGACCGACGAGTTTGCGCGCGGCATGGCGATGGGCGGGACGCTGTTCGAGGAGCTGGGCTTTTACTATGTCGGGCCGATCGACGGGCATAATCTCGACCATCTGATCCCGGTGCTGGAGAATGTCCGCGACAGCGACCATGGTCCGGTTCTGATCCATGCCGTGACCAAGAAGGGCAAGGGCTATGCCCCCGCCGAGGCCGCCGCCGACAAATATCATGGCGTGCAGAAGTTCGACGTCATCACCGGCGAGCAGGCGAAGGCGCCGCCGGGACCGCCCGCGTACCAGAATGTCTTCGGCGAGACGCTGGCGAAGCTGGCCGACACCGACAAGAGGATCGTCGCGATCACTGCGGCGATGCCGTCGGGGACCGGGGTCGACAAGTTCGCGAAGGCGCATCCCGAGCGCACCTTCGACGTCGGGATTGCAGAGCAGCATGCGGTGACCTTTGCCGCCGGGCTTGCCGCGCAGGGCATGCGGCCGTTCGCGGCGATCTATTCGACGTTCCTCCAGCGCGCCTACGACCAGGTCGTGCATGACGTCGCGATCCAGAACCTGCCGGTGCGTTTCGCGATCGACCGCGCGGGGCTCGTCGGCGCCGACGGCTCGACACACGCCGGCTCGTTCGACGTCACCTATCTCGCGACCCTGCCGAACATGGTCGTGATGGCGGCGGCCGACGAGGCCGAGCTGGTCCATATGACCTATACGGCGGCCGAATATGACGACGGCCCGATCGCCTTCCGCTATCCGCGCGGCAACGGCACCGGTGTGCCGCTTCCCGAAGTTCCGCAGAAGCTGGAGATCGGCAAAGGCCGCGTCGTGCGCCAAGGCAAGACCGTCGCGATCTTCTCGCTTGGTACCCGCCTCGCCGAAGCGCTGAAGGCGGCCGACACGCTGGAGGCGCGCGGGCTGTCGACCAGCGTGATCGACCTGCGCTTCGCCAAGCCGCTCGACGAGGAGCTGATCCGCAAGACGCTCGCGAGCCACGAGGTTTGCGTCACCATCGAGGAGGGCAGCATCGGCGGCCTCGGCGCGCATGTGCTGACGATGGCGAGCGACGAGGGGCTGATCGATGCGGGACTGAAGCTGCGCACGATGCGGCTGCCCGACGTCTTTCAGGATCAGGACAAGCCCGAGCTGCAATATGACCAGGCGGGCCTCAACGCGCCGCAGATCGTCGATACCGTGCTGAAGGCGCTTCGTCACAACAGCGCGGGCGTCGAAGAGGCCGGCGCGCGGGCGTGA
- a CDS encoding DUF3035 domain-containing protein — protein MNRTTAILAASVLATTLSACGSNNLFSRDRPDEFAVSRQAPLVVPPDFSLTPPAPGAARPGGETTAEQTLRALFGGAAPRSATETSIIGSADGQRGDPGIRSNVGSPNTQVVDKGLVTRDIIFAPEGDGRDASAAIPTS, from the coding sequence GTGAACCGGACCACCGCCATTCTCGCCGCCTCGGTGCTTGCAACGACGCTTTCGGCCTGCGGGTCGAACAATCTGTTCAGCCGCGACCGGCCCGACGAGTTCGCGGTGTCGCGTCAGGCGCCGCTCGTCGTGCCGCCCGATTTCTCGCTGACCCCGCCGGCGCCGGGCGCCGCGCGTCCGGGCGGCGAAACCACCGCCGAGCAGACGCTCCGTGCGCTCTTCGGCGGCGCCGCACCGCGCAGCGCAACCGAAACCTCGATCATCGGCAGCGCCGACGGCCAGCGCGGCGACCCCGGCATCCGCAGCAATGTCGGCAGCCCCAACACGCAGGTCGTCGACAAGGGCCTCGTCACCCGTGACATCATCTTCGCCCCCGAAGGCGACGGCCGCGACGCGAGCGCCGCGATCCCGACCTCGTAA
- the lspA gene encoding signal peptidase II, giving the protein MSQRSPHLGFGLFIAAVAFVLDQVAKWVVTVPLSLETKPGGSIEIVSFFNLTWAQNYGISLSMFADQSPTTRWILVGVTALVATAVAIWMTREKAKGDVIALALILGGALGNIVDRVRLGYVVDYADLHFGSFRPFMIFNVADACITIGVLLLVARALLLGEKAPAADASPSAE; this is encoded by the coding sequence ATGAGCCAACGTTCCCCCCATCTCGGCTTCGGCCTGTTCATTGCCGCGGTCGCCTTCGTCCTCGATCAGGTCGCGAAATGGGTCGTCACCGTGCCGCTGTCGCTCGAAACCAAGCCCGGCGGATCGATCGAGATCGTCTCCTTCTTCAACCTGACCTGGGCGCAGAATTACGGCATCTCGCTGTCGATGTTCGCCGACCAGTCGCCGACGACGCGCTGGATCCTCGTCGGCGTCACCGCGCTCGTCGCGACCGCGGTCGCTATCTGGATGACGCGCGAAAAGGCAAAGGGCGACGTGATCGCGCTCGCGCTGATCCTCGGCGGCGCGCTCGGCAATATCGTCGACCGCGTGCGGCTCGGCTATGTCGTCGACTATGCCGACCTGCATTTCGGGTCGTTCCGCCCCTTCATGATCTTCAACGTCGCCGATGCGTGCATCACGATCGGCGTGCTTTTGTTGGTTGCGCGCGCGCTGCTCTTGGGCGAAAAGGCCCCAGCCGCGGACGCCAGCCCGTCCGCCGAGTAA
- the ileS gene encoding isoleucine--tRNA ligase — MTESTSAPDQRDYRDTVFLPKTDFPMKAGLPQKEPLILAKWIEGNLEGQIRESRKGRDQFILHDGPPYANGDMHIGHALNHILKDMVVRTQTLKGKDSPYVPGWDCHGLPIEWKVEEQYRKKKLNKDEVPVEEFRAECRAYAQHWVDTQREQLKRLGIGGDWDHPYLTMDYEAEATIVHELLKFAANDMLYRGAKPVMWSPVEKTALAEAEVEYEDIVSTQIDVAFEIVESKSPAIQALLDKGHLKTFAVIWTTTPWTIPVNQALAYGPEVNYVLIPDGGTANTYLVAEPLAAEFIKRCGDEYRGLYSLHESEWQVVKGAELAGTIARHPMHALGGFFARPRPFLAGDFVTTDSGTGLVHMSPDHGEDDFDLCKANGLDPVFAVEGDGKYRADWGWLGGQGSVINPKFNAPDGPICTDLREAGALLAASADYKHSYPHSWRSKAKVIYRCTPQWFVPMDKVMTHIEPKTPREKRWENEGGAINPHEEDLCDAPTLRQAAMQAIDDTRFVPAKGRNRIGSMVEGRPDWVLSRQRAWGVPITLFVDRKTGHYLNDPVVNDRIVAAVKAGGVDAWNDARAQEYLGDQYDAANYERIVDILDVWFDSGCTHVFVLESGRWPALVRHDGGTHSADLYLEGSDQHRGWFQSSLLESCGTRGQAPYKAVLTHGFTMDSKGFKQSKSLGNTTDPVKVMETNGADIIRLWALSVDFTEDHRIGDEILKGVADQYRKLRNTFRYLLGALDGFSEEERVTDVAAMPELERYMLSLLADLDAKMHRAVDDFDFNGYTRLLADFCNEDLSAFYFDIRKDVLYCDLGPAAPLGTDTRRAYRSVLDILFHALVRYATPVLVFTAEEVWGTRYPGAGSVHLLEWPTLPALEHDKGLILRNTELRELRSKVTEAIEPLRRDKIVRSSLEAEVTMNDLETILRDLDPAHLAETFISGTVHLVPGHEAITIRPTENHKCGRCWRHLPEVTEDGSLCNRCETVLDA, encoded by the coding sequence ATGACCGAAAGCACCTCTGCCCCCGATCAGCGCGACTATCGCGACACCGTCTTCCTGCCCAAGACCGACTTCCCGATGAAGGCCGGCCTGCCGCAGAAGGAGCCGCTGATTCTGGCCAAATGGATCGAGGGCAATCTCGAAGGGCAGATTCGCGAAAGCCGCAAGGGCCGCGATCAGTTCATCCTCCACGATGGCCCACCCTACGCCAATGGCGACATGCACATCGGCCATGCGCTCAACCATATCCTTAAGGACATGGTCGTCCGCACCCAGACGCTGAAGGGCAAGGATTCGCCCTACGTCCCCGGCTGGGACTGCCACGGCCTGCCGATCGAGTGGAAGGTCGAGGAGCAGTATCGCAAGAAAAAGCTCAACAAGGACGAGGTTCCGGTCGAGGAATTCCGCGCCGAATGCCGCGCCTATGCGCAGCATTGGGTCGACACCCAGCGCGAGCAGTTGAAGCGCCTCGGCATCGGCGGCGACTGGGACCATCCGTATCTGACGATGGACTATGAGGCCGAGGCCACCATCGTGCACGAACTGCTCAAGTTCGCCGCCAACGACATGCTCTATCGCGGCGCCAAGCCGGTGATGTGGTCGCCGGTCGAAAAGACCGCGCTCGCCGAGGCCGAGGTCGAATATGAGGATATCGTCTCGACGCAGATCGATGTGGCGTTCGAGATCGTCGAGAGCAAGTCGCCCGCGATCCAAGCGTTACTAGACAAGGGCCACCTCAAAACCTTCGCTGTAATCTGGACCACAACGCCGTGGACGATCCCGGTGAACCAAGCTTTGGCTTACGGTCCCGAAGTGAACTACGTACTCATTCCCGATGGCGGGACCGCTAATACATATTTGGTTGCCGAGCCGCTCGCTGCGGAATTCATCAAGCGGTGCGGTGATGAGTATCGCGGCTTGTATTCGCTTCATGAGAGCGAGTGGCAGGTCGTCAAAGGCGCCGAACTCGCCGGCACCATCGCCCGACATCCGATGCACGCGCTCGGCGGCTTCTTCGCACGCCCGCGTCCCTTCCTCGCGGGCGATTTCGTCACCACCGACAGCGGCACCGGGCTCGTCCATATGTCGCCCGACCATGGCGAGGATGATTTCGACCTCTGCAAGGCGAACGGGCTCGACCCCGTCTTCGCGGTCGAGGGCGACGGCAAATATCGCGCCGACTGGGGCTGGCTCGGCGGTCAGGGATCGGTGATCAACCCCAAGTTCAACGCCCCCGACGGCCCGATCTGCACCGACCTTCGCGAAGCCGGCGCGCTGCTCGCCGCCAGCGCCGATTACAAGCACAGCTATCCGCATAGCTGGCGCTCGAAAGCGAAGGTCATCTATCGCTGCACGCCGCAATGGTTCGTGCCGATGGACAAGGTGATGACGCATATCGAGCCCAAGACCCCGCGCGAAAAGCGCTGGGAGAATGAGGGCGGTGCGATCAATCCGCATGAGGAGGATCTCTGCGACGCCCCGACGCTGCGGCAGGCGGCGATGCAGGCGATCGACGACACGCGCTTCGTCCCCGCCAAGGGCCGCAACCGCATCGGTAGCATGGTCGAGGGCCGCCCCGACTGGGTGCTCAGCCGCCAGCGCGCATGGGGCGTGCCGATCACGCTCTTCGTCGACCGCAAGACCGGCCATTATCTGAACGACCCCGTCGTGAACGACCGCATCGTCGCGGCGGTGAAGGCGGGCGGCGTCGACGCGTGGAACGACGCGCGCGCGCAGGAATATCTCGGCGATCAATATGACGCCGCGAACTATGAGCGCATCGTCGACATTCTCGACGTGTGGTTCGATTCGGGCTGCACCCATGTCTTCGTGCTCGAAAGCGGCCGTTGGCCCGCGCTCGTCCGCCACGACGGCGGCACGCACAGCGCCGACCTCTATCTCGAAGGCAGCGACCAGCATCGCGGCTGGTTCCAGTCGTCACTGCTCGAAAGCTGCGGCACGCGCGGGCAGGCGCCGTACAAGGCGGTGCTGACGCACGGCTTCACGATGGACAGCAAGGGCTTCAAACAGTCGAAGTCGCTCGGCAACACGACCGATCCGGTCAAGGTAATGGAAACCAACGGCGCCGACATCATCCGCCTGTGGGCGCTGTCGGTCGATTTCACCGAGGATCACCGCATCGGCGACGAGATACTGAAGGGCGTCGCCGACCAGTATCGCAAGCTGCGCAACACCTTCCGCTACCTGCTCGGCGCGCTCGACGGGTTCAGCGAAGAGGAACGTGTTACCGACGTCGCGGCGATGCCCGAGCTGGAGCGCTACATGCTCTCGCTGCTCGCCGACCTCGACGCGAAGATGCACCGGGCGGTCGATGATTTCGACTTCAACGGCTACACGCGCCTGCTCGCCGATTTCTGCAATGAGGATCTGTCGGCCTTCTATTTCGACATCCGCAAGGACGTCCTCTACTGCGATCTCGGCCCCGCCGCACCGCTCGGCACGGACACCCGCCGCGCGTACCGCAGCGTGCTCGACATCCTGTTCCACGCGCTGGTTCGTTATGCGACCCCGGTGCTGGTCTTCACCGCCGAGGAAGTCTGGGGCACGCGCTATCCCGGCGCGGGCAGCGTCCATCTGCTGGAGTGGCCGACATTGCCAGCATTGGAACACGACAAAGGCCTGATTCTTCGGAACACCGAGCTGCGCGAGCTGCGCAGCAAAGTTACAGAAGCGATCGAACCATTGCGTCGCGATAAAATTGTACGTTCGAGCCTCGAAGCCGAGGTGACGATGAACGATCTTGAGACGATCCTCCGCGACCTCGATCCCGCGCATCTGGCAGAGACCTTTATCTCCGGGACAGTCCACCTCGTTCCGGGCCATGAAGCCATCACGATCAGGCCAACCGAAAATCACAAATGCGGCCGCTGCTGGCGCCATCTGCCCGAGGTGACCGAGGACGGCAGCTTGTGCAATCGCTGCGAGACGGTATTGGACGCGTGA
- a CDS encoding glycerophosphodiester phosphodiesterase family protein, which produces MSDQDDWAEGLEGPKKKPLKRSTKIFLWSFTALVAWLTLSNASWLAPDATGKRILIAHRGVSQLFDHQGITDETCTATRIFTPEHPYIENTLPSMKAAIGRDAGMVKFDVAATKDGQVAVFHDWGLDCRTDGKGPIRDRTMAELKQLDVGYGYTADGGKTFPLRGTGVGLMPSLDEVLHDLGHASLLVNFKSRDPKEAELVLASFARAGIDPNQPRFGFFGKAPLMAVIRAKAPKAWTMDPASAKRCTKDYIKFAWSGWYPASCVGGTIIVPLDYQWAFWGWPDRLQDRAAKHGTRVLMTGPYGGDKDGMGLSQVQQLTRVPASFKGYVWIDDIYNLGPALRPRQK; this is translated from the coding sequence ATGAGCGACCAGGACGATTGGGCGGAAGGCCTTGAAGGGCCGAAGAAAAAGCCGCTGAAGCGCAGCACGAAAATCTTTCTCTGGTCGTTCACCGCGCTCGTCGCGTGGTTGACCCTGTCGAACGCAAGCTGGCTTGCCCCCGACGCGACGGGCAAGCGCATCCTGATCGCGCATCGCGGCGTGTCACAGCTCTTCGACCACCAAGGCATTACCGACGAGACCTGCACCGCGACGCGCATCTTCACACCCGAGCATCCCTATATCGAAAACACCCTGCCCTCGATGAAGGCGGCGATCGGCCGCGACGCGGGGATGGTCAAGTTCGACGTCGCGGCGACGAAGGACGGGCAGGTCGCGGTCTTTCACGACTGGGGGCTCGATTGCCGCACCGACGGCAAGGGGCCGATCCGCGACCGTACGATGGCCGAACTCAAGCAGCTCGACGTCGGCTATGGTTATACCGCTGACGGCGGCAAGACCTTTCCGCTGCGCGGCACGGGCGTCGGCCTGATGCCCAGCCTCGACGAGGTGCTGCACGACCTCGGCCACGCCTCGCTGCTCGTCAATTTCAAGTCGCGCGACCCGAAGGAGGCCGAGCTCGTCCTCGCCAGCTTCGCGCGCGCCGGGATCGACCCGAACCAGCCGCGCTTCGGATTCTTCGGCAAGGCGCCGCTGATGGCAGTCATCCGCGCAAAGGCGCCAAAGGCGTGGACGATGGACCCCGCAAGCGCCAAGCGCTGCACCAAGGATTATATCAAATTCGCCTGGTCGGGCTGGTATCCCGCAAGCTGCGTCGGCGGGACGATCATCGTGCCGCTCGATTATCAGTGGGCGTTCTGGGGCTGGCCCGACCGGCTGCAGGACCGCGCCGCGAAGCACGGCACCCGCGTCCTGATGACCGGTCCCTATGGCGGCGACAAGGACGGCATGGGGCTGAGCCAGGTCCAGCAACTGACCCGCGTGCCCGCCAGCTTCAAGGGCTATGTCTGGATCGACGATATCTACAATCTGGGTCCCGCGCTGCGGCCACGGCAGAAATAG
- a CDS encoding bifunctional riboflavin kinase/FAD synthetase produces MIRLDGHRRIEGDLRGGVIALGNFDGFHAGHQAVVGRAVRHAKDESRPAIVATFDPHPVRFFKPDVPPFRLTTLAQRLELFGAAGADAMLVLPFDATLAATTAEDFITGLLLDRYGAAGVVTGADFVFGKGRGGDVVTLADHARRLGFFTEMVAPVDDAEEVISSSRIRDALRAGDCATATRLLTRPFTVRNVVQHGDKNGRLLGFPTANLEMGQYLRPRYGIYAVTGKLPDGRVLKGAANLGIRPSFDPPKELLEPHFFDFAEDLYGQEIDVAFHAFLRPEAKFDDMDALMVQIAVDCEQAKALLADL; encoded by the coding sequence ATGATCCGCCTCGACGGCCATCGCCGCATCGAGGGGGACTTGCGCGGCGGGGTGATCGCGCTGGGCAATTTCGACGGCTTTCATGCCGGCCATCAGGCGGTCGTCGGCCGCGCGGTGCGCCATGCGAAGGACGAGAGCCGTCCCGCGATCGTCGCGACCTTCGACCCGCACCCAGTGCGCTTCTTCAAGCCCGACGTCCCGCCGTTCCGGTTGACCACGCTCGCGCAGCGGCTCGAACTCTTCGGCGCCGCCGGCGCCGACGCGATGCTCGTCCTGCCCTTCGACGCGACGCTCGCTGCGACGACGGCCGAGGATTTCATCACCGGACTGCTGCTGGATCGCTACGGCGCTGCAGGCGTCGTGACCGGCGCCGACTTCGTCTTCGGCAAGGGCCGCGGCGGCGATGTCGTGACGCTCGCCGACCACGCCCGCCGTCTCGGCTTCTTCACCGAAATGGTCGCGCCGGTCGACGATGCGGAGGAAGTCATCTCGTCGAGCCGCATTCGCGATGCCCTTCGCGCGGGCGACTGCGCGACCGCGACGCGGCTTCTCACCCGGCCGTTCACCGTCCGCAACGTGGTGCAGCACGGCGACAAGAACGGCCGCCTGCTCGGCTTCCCGACCGCGAACCTCGAAATGGGGCAGTATCTCCGCCCGCGCTACGGCATCTACGCGGTCACCGGAAAGCTTCCCGACGGCCGCGTGCTGAAGGGCGCGGCGAACCTTGGCATCCGTCCCAGCTTCGACCCGCCGAAGGAATTGCTCGAACCGCATTTCTTCGATTTCGCCGAAGATCTCTACGGCCAGGAAATCGACGTCGCCTTCCACGCTTTCCTTCGTCCCGAGGCGAAGTTCGACGATATGGACGCCCTGATGGTTCAAATCGCGGTGGATTGTGAGCAGGCAAAGGCGCTACTGGCCGATCTGTAA
- a CDS encoding dipeptidase: MKRWLLGILLLLIIAAGAFFALAPGMTERSLNKIDGKPLIAVSEHARALHKTLTIVDLHSDTLLWQRSLLDRGSRGHVDLPRLQDGNVALQVLSSVTKTPKGQNYDANGGDSDNITPLVIAQLQPTRTWNSLLQRSLWHAEKLHGAVAGSHGKLQVVADPSDFDALLAARRGDPAHTGAMLSIEGLQDLEGNIGNLDRLYAAGFRMAGLAHFFDNDVAGSMHGLKKYGLTPLGRKVVPRMEQLGMIVDIAHCSRACVADILKIARRPVVSSHGGVQATCKVNRNLDDDQIRGVAATGGLIGIGYWDAAICDTSPASIAKAMKHVRDLVGIQYVALGSDYDGGTTVRFDTSKLVQVTQALIDAGFTDDDIRAAMGGNAIRVLRAGVLPLSAAAK; encoded by the coding sequence ATGAAACGCTGGCTCCTCGGCATCCTGCTCCTGCTGATCATCGCCGCAGGCGCCTTCTTCGCGCTGGCGCCGGGGATGACCGAGCGCAGCCTCAACAAGATCGACGGCAAGCCGCTGATTGCGGTCAGCGAACATGCAAGGGCGCTCCACAAGACGCTGACGATCGTCGACCTCCACAGCGACACGCTGCTCTGGCAACGCAGCCTGCTCGATCGCGGCAGCCGCGGCCATGTCGACCTGCCGCGCCTGCAGGACGGCAATGTCGCGCTGCAGGTCCTGTCGAGCGTCACCAAGACGCCGAAGGGCCAGAATTATGACGCGAACGGCGGCGACAGCGACAACATCACCCCGCTGGTGATCGCGCAGCTTCAGCCGACACGGACGTGGAATTCGCTCCTGCAGCGCTCGCTTTGGCACGCCGAAAAGCTGCACGGCGCGGTCGCCGGTTCGCACGGCAAGCTGCAGGTCGTTGCCGACCCGTCCGATTTCGACGCGCTGCTCGCGGCGCGCCGCGGCGATCCCGCGCACACCGGCGCGATGCTCAGCATCGAGGGGTTGCAGGACCTCGAAGGCAATATCGGCAACCTCGACCGGCTCTACGCCGCGGGTTTCCGGATGGCGGGGCTGGCACATTTCTTCGACAATGACGTCGCGGGGTCGATGCACGGGCTGAAGAAATACGGCCTGACCCCGCTCGGCCGGAAGGTCGTGCCGCGCATGGAACAGCTCGGGATGATCGTCGATATCGCGCATTGCAGCCGCGCCTGCGTCGCCGACATTTTGAAGATAGCGCGCCGTCCCGTCGTCTCCAGCCACGGCGGGGTACAGGCGACGTGCAAGGTCAACCGCAACCTCGATGACGACCAGATCCGCGGCGTCGCTGCGACCGGCGGGCTGATCGGTATCGGCTATTGGGATGCCGCGATCTGCGACACCTCGCCCGCCAGCATCGCAAAGGCGATGAAGCATGTTCGCGATCTGGTCGGCATCCAGTATGTCGCGCTCGGCAGCGACTATGACGGCGGCACCACCGTCCGCTTCGACACGTCGAAGCTGGTACAGGTGACGCAGGCGCTGATCGACGCGGGCTTCACCGACGACGATATCCGCGCCGCGATGGGCGGCAATGCGATCCGCGTGCTGCGGGCCGGCGTGCTGCCGTTGAGCGCCGCCGCAAAATGA
- a CDS encoding dihydrofolate reductase: MNRPEITLILARAENGIIGANGKMPWHLPADLRRFKQLTMGRPMIMGRKTFDSLPAILEGRRHIVLTRDPEWQDEGAEPVATVEEALKLANAPHVMVIGGAEIHNLFLPLADRIELTEVALSPEGDASIAAPDRNEWQEIAREDQPAADGRPAFAFVTFARKRP, encoded by the coding sequence ATGAACCGCCCTGAAATCACGCTCATTCTCGCGCGCGCGGAAAACGGCATCATCGGCGCCAACGGCAAGATGCCCTGGCACCTTCCGGCCGATCTCCGTCGCTTCAAGCAGCTCACCATGGGCCGCCCGATGATCATGGGGCGCAAGACCTTCGACAGCCTGCCCGCGATTCTCGAAGGTCGGCGCCACATCGTCCTGACCCGCGATCCCGAATGGCAGGACGAGGGCGCCGAGCCGGTCGCCACCGTCGAGGAAGCCCTGAAGCTCGCCAACGCGCCGCACGTCATGGTGATCGGCGGCGCGGAAATCCATAACCTGTTCCTGCCGCTCGCCGACCGCATCGAACTCACCGAAGTCGCCCTGTCGCCCGAAGGCGACGCGTCGATCGCGGCGCCCGACAGGAACGAGTGGCAGGAAATCGCGCGCGAGGACCAACCCGCCGCCGACGGTCGCCCGGCCTTCGCTTTCGTCACCTTCGCCCGGAAACGCCCATGA
- a CDS encoding 5-(carboxyamino)imidazole ribonucleotide synthase: MLPPGSTIGILGGGQLGRMLAVAAAQLGYKVHIYAPDAESVAAEVTAHHSQAAWDDEPRLAAFAAACDAVTFEFENVPVDTVRFLSGHVAVHPGALGLEIAQDRLAEKNFVAGLGGRTAPFAAAPNNDELTLALARIGAPSILKTVRMGYDGKGQARLATPADADAAWETIGRHAAILEGFVAFAHEFSVILVRGIDGEVRYWDSTANVHEGGILATASLPPPQIVAEQQDEARAMMKEIADALDYVGVLTGEFFATEDGPVFNEMAPRVHNSGHWTIEGAVTSQFENHIRAIAGLPLGSTATRQLPVTMRNLIGADIGLIPALLADENCHVHHYSKTEVREGRKLGHATWAGASPA; this comes from the coding sequence TTGCTGCCACCCGGTTCCACCATCGGCATACTGGGCGGCGGCCAGCTCGGCCGGATGCTCGCCGTCGCTGCGGCGCAGCTCGGCTACAAGGTTCATATCTACGCGCCCGACGCCGAAAGCGTTGCTGCCGAGGTGACGGCGCATCACAGCCAGGCGGCGTGGGACGATGAACCGCGTCTCGCGGCCTTCGCTGCGGCGTGCGATGCCGTAACCTTCGAATTCGAGAATGTCCCCGTCGACACCGTCCGCTTCCTGTCGGGCCATGTCGCGGTGCACCCCGGTGCGCTCGGGCTCGAAATCGCGCAGGATCGCCTTGCCGAGAAGAATTTCGTCGCCGGCCTTGGTGGCCGCACCGCGCCCTTTGCAGCAGCGCCGAACAACGATGAACTCACTCTTGCGCTCGCCAGGATAGGCGCGCCCTCGATCCTCAAGACCGTGCGCATGGGCTATGACGGCAAGGGGCAGGCGCGCCTCGCGACGCCGGCCGACGCAGACGCCGCATGGGAGACGATCGGCCGCCACGCCGCGATCCTCGAGGGCTTCGTCGCCTTTGCGCATGAATTTTCGGTGATCCTCGTCCGCGGCATCGACGGCGAGGTGCGCTATTGGGATTCGACCGCCAACGTTCATGAAGGCGGCATCCTCGCGACGGCCAGCCTGCCCCCGCCGCAGATCGTCGCCGAGCAGCAGGACGAGGCGCGGGCGATGATGAAGGAAATCGCCGACGCGCTCGATTATGTCGGCGTGCTCACCGGCGAGTTCTTTGCGACCGAAGACGGCCCTGTCTTCAACGAGATGGCGCCGCGCGTCCACAACAGCGGGCACTGGACCATCGAGGGCGCGGTGACGAGCCAGTTCGAGAACCATATCCGCGCCATCGCCGGCCTGCCGCTCGGCAGCACCGCGACGCGCCAGCTTCCGGTCACGATGCGCAACCTGATCGGCGCCGACATCGGCCTGATCCCGGCGCTGCTCGCCGACGAAAACTGTCACGTCCATCACTATAGCAAGACCGAGGTGCGCGAAGGCCGGAAACTCGGCCACGCGACCTGGGCCGGAGCCTCTCCCGCATGA